From the genome of Micromonospora lupini:
CCGACGGGCCGCCGACCCCCATCGCCTTCATGAGCCGCTTGAAGACCACACAGTCCTCCATCGTCGGACCACGCCGACCCGGGTCGGCCGACCTGCCCGCAACGTAGCCGGGCGGCGCACGCAACCGCCGGGACGACACACCGCGGCAACGATCCGGCCGGATTCCTGTCGGGTGCCCGATCGCCTCACTCCCGTTTCACGCCCCGCCCGCCAAGCTGTGTGTCACACCGGCACCACTGAGCCGGAGACGCGGCACAGACGTGGACACGGGGAGAGACAGAGATGGTCCTGCAGATGACGGAACACCGGACGCGCCCGGGCACCAGCACCGAGACCAACAAGCCCGCCGAGGCCCTCACCGACCTTGACGCCACCGACGAGCGCGGTATCTCCACCGACCTGGTCCGGGCGTACCTGAACGGGATCGGCCGGACGAAGCTGCTCAGCGCGGCGCAGGAGGTCGACCTGGCCCGCCGGATCGAGGCCGGCCTGTTCGCCGACGAGAAGCTCGCCACCTGCACCCCCGTCTCCGAGGAGCTGCGGGCCGACCTCGAGCTGATCGTCGCCGAGGGCCGCGCCGCCAAGGACCACCTGCTGGAGGCGAACCTGCGGCTGGTGGTCAGCATCGCCAAGCGCTACACGGGACGTGGGATGGCCTTCCTCGACCTGATCCAGGAGGGCAACCTGGGCCTCATCCGGGCTGTGGAGAAGTTCGACTACGCCAAGGGTTACAAGTTCTCCACGTACGCGACCTGGTGGATCCGGCAGGCGATCACCCGCGCCATGGCCGACCAGGCCCGCACCATCCGCATTCCCGTGCACATGGTCGAGCAGGTCAACCGGATGGTCCGGTCCCGCCGCGAACTGGCGGTGACGCTGGGCCGCGAGCCCACTGTCGCCGAGGTCGCCCGCGCCCTGGACATCTCCGAGTTCCAGGTCATCGAGCTGATCTCGTACGACCGCGAGCCGGTCAGCCTGGACCAGGCCGTCGGCGACGACGGCGAGAGCGCGCTCGGTGACTTCGTGGCCTCGGTGGACCCGCGCACCGACCCGGGCGAGGGCGCCGCGCAGGGCGAACTGCGCAACGAGGTAAGCATCGTGCTGTCCACGCTGTCGCAGCGGGAGCAGGCGGTCATCCGGCTCCGGTTCGGGCTGGACGACGGCCGGCAGCGCACCCTGGACGAGGTCGGCCGGGAGTTCGGCCTGTCCCGTGAGCGCATCCGGCAGATCGAGAAGGTGACGTTGCTGAAGCTGCGCGCTCCGGAGCGGGCGCAGCGCCTGGAGGCGTACGCCTGCTGACGCGACCGGACGCGCAGGGAAGGCTCCGGCGGTTCGCCGGGGCCTTCACTGCTGTCGAGGTGCTTGACTGTGGCACCGATCGGCTGCGTGAC
Proteins encoded in this window:
- the sigB gene encoding RNA polymerase sigma factor SigB — protein: MVLQMTEHRTRPGTSTETNKPAEALTDLDATDERGISTDLVRAYLNGIGRTKLLSAAQEVDLARRIEAGLFADEKLATCTPVSEELRADLELIVAEGRAAKDHLLEANLRLVVSIAKRYTGRGMAFLDLIQEGNLGLIRAVEKFDYAKGYKFSTYATWWIRQAITRAMADQARTIRIPVHMVEQVNRMVRSRRELAVTLGREPTVAEVARALDISEFQVIELISYDREPVSLDQAVGDDGESALGDFVASVDPRTDPGEGAAQGELRNEVSIVLSTLSQREQAVIRLRFGLDDGRQRTLDEVGREFGLSRERIRQIEKVTLLKLRAPERAQRLEAYAC